The Melitaea cinxia chromosome 8, ilMelCinx1.1, whole genome shotgun sequence genomic interval GCCAAATTTTGGATATTACGTGGGGTATGGCTAGAAAAGCTTAAGTTCAAATTGTCGACCAAAATAACCTTGTGGGTTTTCCGCCATCTTGAAAAAAGAGTTAAACtcagtttttttatcataactcgGTTCCCCGTTGAGATACGAAAATTTTTATACAGTActtttttgttgctttttttacGATCTACAATTAACGTCCTATACATTTTTCACGTATCGATAATCGTTATCGAGATATCGTTAAAAAAAGCCACAAATTTTgggagaaaaaattgtttttcgctatttccttttttctcgtgaaaaatatcgaaaaatgtttgaaataaaacttgtagAGCCTGTTCAGACCTacaaattcgttttttaatttttcattttcgagaAAAATTACGACCTCTAGCGCGCCGCAAAGTGAGTAAGACTGTGCCCGGAGTCGATTTAGCCGCTCACACGGTTGTATCCACAacgtaaaaatgaatgaattatttgcttaagggaattatttttaagagaaTTATTGGTTAAGGGAATTATTGCTAtacgaaataaatgaataaaccagccaaattataaatcaaaaacatgaaatttattaatcaaaaaatttttatgcagcaaaaataataattacacgtaGTCATTATTGTCACACGTTTTTCTCAGTTTTGATGGTCCTGGCTGGTGTTGAAGTTCCTCCTCGGTACACTCTTCGAGTCGCGTAAATTCTTCAATCGCAGGAAACGATGCTGTGACGGTCCAAAATTCGTAATCTTCATCTTCGTACCTAATCATCGTTCAAGAATTCAAAGTTCATGAAGATTACGAATTTTGGACCGTCACAGCATCGTTTCCTGCGATTGAAGAATTTACGCGACTCGAAGAGTGTACCGAGGAGGAACTTCAACACCAGCCAGGACCATCAAAACTGAGAAAAACGTGTGACAATAATGACtacgtgtaattattatttttgctgcataaaaattttttgattaataaatttcatgtttttgatttataatttggctggtttattcatttatttcgtaTAGCAATAATTCCCTTAACCAATAAttctcttaaaaataattcccttaagcaaataattcattcatttttacgtTGTGGATACAACCGTGTGAGCGGCTAAATCGACTCCGGGCACAGTCTTACTCACTTTGCGGCGCGCTAGAGGTCGTAATTTTtctcgaaaatgaaaaattaaaaaacgaatttgtAGGTCTGAACAGGCTctacaagttttatttcaaacatttttcgatatttttcacgagaaaaaaggaaatagcgaaaaacaattttttctcccAAAATTTGTGGCTTTTTTTAACGATATCTCGATAACGATGATCGATACGTGAAAAATGTATAGGACGTTAATTGTAGATCGTAAAAAGAGCATCAAAAAAGTACTGTATAAAAATTTTCGTATCTCAATGGGGAACcgagttatgataaaaaaaactgagtttAACCCTTTTTCAAGATGGCGGAAAACCCACAAGGTTATTTTGGTCGACAATTTGAACTTAAGCTTTTCTAGCCATCCCCCACGTAATATCCAAAATTTGGCTTTCTCGGTTCATTTGCATTTCTAACCCGATTTTTCCGACGTAATGACTGGACTATAGACTGACTATACATTAAAATCTTACGACAGGGTACCGCTTCGCAACGCGTAAAGAACATcgttgcaataattttttattttatttttgtcaattatgttatatttgatGCAGTATGAACTAGGCTTATGTTATGGTAACATATGTGTTGTTTTTATCACTTGACATGGttcataattatgaaaataactcactttttaagaatattaagcGCCGAATACGCGCTACGTCGACACTCAATATACTTTGTTTTCATTACACAAGGAAAGGCCATATAATAACAGccttaaaaacattgaaaaacgctaaatttatctaattataatattcatcaAACAGTGTTTCGAAAAAAAGTGAAATGAATTCTTCCTGAAAAAGTTTCGTTGGCATTATTAAAATACCTTTTACGAATAATTTTGTTTAGACGCTCACAAAGCCTCTACCGGTTTTTACCAGATtactaattttatgtattaggcTCAGttgaaatttagaaaaatacaatacaaccATTCTgttgtagtggtgcgtgtagacGCCTGAACACATCGATGGTCGTGGGgtcgaaatatttttagaaaatatttgtatttttacaaaaaaaaaaaaatctggtcTTGAGTTACGCGACCCATCGACGCCACCGGCTCAAGTTATAACAATGGCTGCTGACCAAGCGTTTCCGTGGGACAATTCAAAATTGCATTTAGTTCAtaagttttaaatgtaatgttttaattaattattattttaagattagtCTTGTAGAACATTTGTAACTATAAACatcttgtaattaataaataaatattttttttaaaagaaattcgtTCGCCGTTATTTAactggcgcagtcggtaggatcgCGACACTCGAACTTCGAATAAAACTCTCCGAATAGAGTGAACGATATCTATCGTTATTTTCGCGATCCGCTATAGAAGAACCTACGAACGGCGATATCCTGCGGGAGTCCTGGCGAATTGGGAGTCCTGCTGTTCTACAAGGCCCGGCAAGAGATGCAGAGAATCCTTGGGTAAGTACGAATCGTTTACCCAGTATCCTGTGCTATATCTCATgtcgttatattatatttatgcataCGAGTATAGTGTTACATGTGATTGTCTTTGTGCTATAATCGCGATTAGACAATTAGTTTAACAATAACATATTTTGtgtaatacttaaatattttttgttcttatgCTAAAATCGCATtagacaattaatttaataataatatattttgtgtgagacttaaataatttttgtctttatgCTAGAATCGCattagataataaatttaataatagaatattttgtGCTATACGTAGTTATAGTTAGCGTAACGCCAACGCTATCGATAATcataaacaagtacttttctaattttactcgatttctttttattattcaatatgaATAGTTCagacatacataattttaaatttgtaagggATGTTATGCCCAGGTATGATGGTAAtccaaaaatacttaattattatataagagaGGTAGAAAATATACTGTGCATGCTCGATGCACCTGCTAGAGTAAGTCCGCCACTTATCTCTCTCATTAAAAGTAGGCTAAGCGGAACCGCGATAGATGCCGTGGCCTACGAAGAGTCACTCGATACGTGGGATAGCATTAAATCAGCATTAATACGTAGGTTAGGAGAGCCGCGTAATGAGATTCAAGTAATGCAGGAGCTAACGCGTGTCCGtcgtaataaaaatgaagacgCGGAGGCTTTCGGCAAACGTCTTAGAGATATATTAGATACGTTAAACTCGGTAGGTAGGCACAGTGATAAATCGTATTACGAAAATATGGTAATCGACCAATACATCAATAACCTTGAATTTCATGTCTCGATCGGGGTGCGTATTTCACAACCTACGACCCTGGAGGTAGCGATAATAACAGCTAGACAAGAGGAGGCACGATTAgctcataataaatttaataattttcattcacCTCCCATACAAGCCAAACCAAAAGAGATGCCTAGACCTAATATTCCCATAAGTCAAACTAGCCTGCCGTTTAGGTTTAGTAATATACCCAAACATAAGTTCTTCGATAATGTTGGACCACAACAAAGACCACAGTGGGTACAGCCCGCGTCACCGTGGAAAAACAAGCAAGCTGCAGGTAATTTTACACCCCAAAGTTCTGGTAATTTTAGGAATTCTGGAAACTTTAGGAACTCTGGAAACTTCAGACAGCAGCAGAATATGCCACATCAACAAGTTAACCAGCCACAAAATATCTCAGATGTTACAATGAGGTCAGTAAATAAACCACCTAGACCTCAGTTGGGTCAGGAAGAATTTTACTACACAAGTAACGAGCCAGATTTCGACCAAGATAACGACGACCCCTATTGCGAACAAGGTGAGTACTTTACCACACAATTTTCTGACCAAGATTACGCAGATACGTCCTCAGATCAGACAAACCACCAGGATTTTCCCGAGGACAAGGAAAacgaagatcacagttaaacactgttgaaataaaaagacaAGGTAAGTCCCATCTACCATACATTGACCTCCCAGAGTTTAAGGGTAAATTCTTATTAGACACAGGAGCAACTAACTGCATGATATCACCTAAAGCATTAATAGGAACTAGTTTTGAACATTGCATACAATATGAACCGTTTTTAGTGAAAACTGCACACGCTACTACTAAACATGACTATGTTGCATATTTACCTTTACCCCCTCAATTTAATACCGATAAGTTTCATAAGTTTTTAGTGTTCGATGTTGATCCGAAGTATATAGGAATAATAGGAATAGATTTGTTGAAAGAATTAGGCTGTACAAttgacttaaataataaattattgatatcTCCTACTTGtgaaatacctatatatacagaTTATCCAGTTAAGAAAGTTAAAGTTGAACCTAaatgtgaaaaattaattattgtcaaaACAAACTATACTGATGGTCAATATATTTGTGATGAGTTCTACTGGGATAAAGATCTTAAATCGCCAACAGCCCTAGTTACAGTTAAAAATGGCATTTTTAAGACatccataattaattttagcaATGAAAAGAAAATTGTCACCAATAATACCCAGGTAGCTCTTGAACCTGTACctgaatatgtattaaataacttGGAAAGCGTCTCTAGtctgaataatttaaatattcaagaAAATTTTGACcatgaattaaaacaaaacctAAATAAAATACGTACTGAGCATATGAATGACGAGGAAAAGCGAGAAATAATTAgactttgttataattatagagAAATTTTTCATTCAGACAAAATTCCACTGTCCTTCACCCATACCGTAAAACACGAACTAAGACTGACTGACCAGACTCCTATTTTCGTTAGAAGTTACAGACAGGCCCCTCAACAGCGTAAAGAAATTCAGAACCAAGTCGACAACCTTTTAAAACAAGGAATCATTAGAGAAAGCATATCCCCATGGTCTTGCCCAGTACACATAGTCCCTAAAAAACCAGACGCCTCTGGAAAGGTTAAGTGGAGACTTGTTATTGACTATAGACGACTAAATGACAGGATTGTAGAGGACAAATACCCCCTTCCCAACATAAACGACATATTAGACAGAGTAGGACGAGCACAATATTTTACTACCCTTGACCTCGCGAGTGGCTACCATCAAATTGAGATGCATCCTAACGATATTGAAAAGACTGCCTTTACAACAGAAAGAGGACATTATGAATTTTTACGAATGCCCTTTGGCTTGAAAAATGCCCCTAGCACTTTTCAGCGTCTTATGGATCACATTTTAAGAGGCTTAGATAACGTTTTTACCTATTTAGATGACGTAATCATAGTGTCGACGTCATTACAAGACcatatagttaaattaaaacaagtttttGATCGTTTCAAAGTCCACAATTTGAAGATTCAATTAGATAAATCCGAATTTCTACAAAAACAAGTTAATTTTTTAGGACATGAACTCACGGACCAGGGACTTAAGCCTAACAAAGATAAAATCAAAGCCGTATTAAATTTCCCTATACCATGTAATCAAAAGGATATTAAGTCTTTCCTAGGTCTAGTAGGTTACTATCGTAAGTTCATTAAGGACTTCGCGAAATTAACCAAACCATTAACAGCATGTTTAAAGAAAAACGCTAAAGTAATACATACACCAGAATTTATAGACGCGGTAGACAAATGTAAGCAAATTTTAACAAACTCTCCCATCTTACAATACCCAGACTTTGACAAACCATTTATTTTGACAACTGATGCCTCTGATATAGCCATAGGAGCAGTCTTATCGCAGGGAAACGTAGGATCTGATAAACCTGTTGCTTACGCATCTAGGACACTATCAGATACAGAAAATCGTTATTCAACCATAGAGAAAGAATTGTTAGCTATAATCTGGGCCATTAAATACTTCAGGCCGTATTTATATGGTAGGAAGTTTACCATCTACACTGACCATAGACCTTTGTCATGGTTAATGTCCTTGAAAGAtccaaattcaaaattaactCGTTGGAGAATTAAGCTTGCAGAGTATGATTACAAAGTAGTATATAAAAAGGGTAGTCAAAACACGAATGCAGATGCATTATCTAGAGTTAAAATTTTTCATAAGAGTGTTGATTCATTAGCCGTAAATCTTGACGACAACGATGACGATGAAATAATCAATCGCATTTTTGATAATGTACGTAGGGAAGCGCAAAACACTGACATTGACAATACGACTGAAGCGCAAAACACAAACACTGACAATGCAAATGAGTCACGAAACACTGACATTGACAATGCGACTGACAATACTGACAACGTTCACGTACAAAATCAAAGAGAAAATGACATACAAACTCACAATGAACAAATGAGTGTTGACCAAGACCAGCTGATCTCCACTAATCATACCCAACCCGACAACGAAAATAGAGGTATACCAATTTTATCAGATGCCATTGACAGACAACTTAAACAGTTTCATATAAGGTCTACACCCGGTTCAGAATATAGAGTAGAAAATAGGTCGACAAACTCTAGAATTGTTATCAAAGACGTATTTATCCCCATAAACAACACTGAGTCTGAAATTATTAGATTTCTGAAAGAACATACTATAGCAGATCGTATCTTTCACTGCTATTTTTACGACGAAAGTTTATATTCAGCCTTTGCAAGGGTTTACACtactatttttaatgacagaGGACCAAAATTAATTAGGTGTAGCTCGCGTGTGACCTTAGTCGAAAATAAGACAGAACAACaggaattaataaagaaataccaCGAAGGCAAAACAACGCATCGCGGTATTCAAGAAACATTTAAGCAACTCCGTAGAAACTATCATTGGTCTAATATGTTGCTTTcgattcaaaaatttattaatcaatgtGATGTTTGCTTAAAATCTAAGTACGAGAGAAATCCACTCAGACCCCCTTTGACCTTGACCCAGACACCAACAAAACCTCTTGAACATCTGTTTATGGACCTCTATTCTACAGGAGGTGCAACTTTTCTAACaataatagataatttttcaaaatttgcaCAAGCTATGCCCCTGAACGCTGCAAGTAGTGTACATATCGCTGAAGCATTGATACAAGTTTTCTCTGTCATAGGCTTACCATTGAAAATAACAACCGATTCAGATAGTAAATTCGATAACGAAGTTATTAAGGAAATATGTGCATCTCACGACATTAACATTCACTTTACAACACCATACAACCCGAATTCCAACTCCCCCATAGAACGATTCCATTCAACCATAGGTGAGATTATCAGAATACAAAGAATGACAAATAAAGAAGAcccaattaatttaataatgaattacgCTATAATTGCCTATAATAACTCAATTCACTCTGTAACGGGTTATACACCACGAGAACTGTTATTTGGTCACACAGCTTCTCGAAATCCTTTGGAATTATTCTATCCTAAAGAGTTTTACCAGGACTATGTCATCAAGCACCGCAGAAACGCAGAAGCAGTACAAGAATGTTTAGCAGCTCACATGTCTAAAAATAAAGAGCAGGTAATTGAAAAACGTAACCAGGCCGCCAAGGAGATCACATTTAAGGTAGGAGAAATAGTTTACAAACAGGTAGCCAAAACTGCGCGCAATGACAAAACCAAACCAGTCTTCAAAGgtccatataaaataattcacctTCACCCCAATAATGTTGCTGAAATAATAGGTAACCACCCCAATTCAAAATCTATTAGAGTACATTTTAAGCTTTTACGAAGACCACATCTTGTTACAGGACCTTCATCGCAGGAGCCTGGGTGCTCTTCGCAACAGCCAACTTGACCCTTAATCccgtaaataatgaaaatggaatattattacttaaacaAGGACTAGTTCTCAAACAGATTGATACTTTTAGTCTGGCTTGTGTCTATAATATCACCTACCTTCATGAGGTTACTATAAAAATTCTAGCACTATATGTTAGCACGAAAGAAGCAGAGGATAGGTCGTTATTAGGTAGTAAGGATATACGTTATCAAACATATAAGAACCAGATAGAAGCTagtttaagtttaataaataagaaaattatgtttatagcaCCGCATTCAACTAGAGTTAGGCGTGGTATAATAAATGGGTTAGGATCTGTGGTTAAAGCAATTACAGGAAATTTAGACTACGAAGATGCGATTAAATTCGAAAATGAAATATCAAACTTACGAAATTCagtttataaaattcaaaattctcagaaacaatctttatttttagcggaaaatacaattaaagaatttagcaaacaaatacaaataattaaagaaaatgagGAAAAATTAGTAAACCTGTTGAAAAATGCCactattagtaataatttagtaattaatcaTATGAACTTTTTAGATTTatacattcaaataaattttagtttagaGTTCCTATTAAATAAGCTCTTAGTTCTAGAAGATGCAATGACTTTTGCTCAGATAGGTATAATGCACCCAAGTATAATAGCTCCACATAATTTAATAGCTGAGATTCAGAACATGCAAAAGTCAAATAGATTTAAAGCAGTAGATAGCATAAgcatcaaaaatatacatagtataGAAAAGTCAATTAGTGTAAAAGCTTATAGCACAGAGCACGCATTAACATTTATCCTGGAAATACCCTCCGTTGATCCAAACGTTTTTGACCTTCTCCATATCTATTCCATCCCAGATAAGcaaaatttaactattattCCCAAATCCAAATACCTAGTACTGGGTAGCGAGGAGTACTCTTACCTGGAGGACAGCTGCAAGAAGATCACGCAAGACACCCATCTCTGCGCGACACTGAACACTCAACCCGTAGATAAATCTGAAGACTGCGTTATATCACTCATCAAACATCAAAAAGCAAACTGTACAAGAGCGAAAATGAATCTCAAGCAACAGAAAATACAGAAAATAGAAGAAAACAAATGGCTAATAATTCTGCAACACGATGAAATTTTAAGAATTCATTGTGGTTCAAAAACAACATACAAAAGGATATCCGGTATTCAAATAGTCAGCATCACAAGTGACTGTCAATtggaaatatcaaataaaatattgagaaCAAATTCTGACACAATAACAATAGATGAAATCATTCCATTACCGAGTACTCCAATCACACCAGAGGAAAAGATACATTATAACCTTCAGCTCGAAGACATCTCACTGGACAGTATCCATGAGTTGATGGAACGTGCAGAAGACATCCCAAACGAAGATGGCATTAATTGGCAAGTTATGATGGCTACCCCGAGTTGGCCCACCATCGGAATATACATCATCTGCGCTGGGATTATATGCTGGAAAGTATATCTATGGAGGCAAAGCCGAAGTAAAACATACAAGACGGCGGAACCTGCAGTCAGACAGAACAGTTGCAGCGAGGACGCTACAGGAAGCTGCAAAATGCGCTTCCAGCTTAAGGAGGGAGGAGTTACGCGACCCATCGACGCCACCGGCTCAAGTTATAACAATGGCTGCTGACCAAGCGTTTCCGTGGGACAATTCAAAATTGCATTTAGTTCAtaagttttaaatgtaatgttttaattaattattattttaagattagtCTTGTAGAACATTTGTAACTATAAACatcttgtaattaataaataaatattttttttaaaagaaattcgtTCGCCGTTATTTAACTCTTGGTGTGTTCTTTTTTTGAGTCTTTCTACCGTCTCTTTGAGAGCATGTTAatctgtcggttccggttgctATCACCCCTCAATGCACACAGCATACAGCATTTACCGGGTTTTCAATAAAAAACCGGTTGGTCAAACGAAAATCGTAACAACGgtttatgattaaatttttattaaataattatatgccttttaatgttttaaaacatgtgtaagttatattttatcttataataaaaacacaacGAAAATATTTGAGATTATTTACTTCAACTAGGCAGATTAATGTTATGtactatatttaagtaaaaatattttgagctaCGCATcgttatttatatctatatttagcACCTTATTcaaacgaaatatatatattttgaacatCAAGGTCGATAAGAAAAAACTGCTGAGAAAAAGAAATGTTAAAATGAGCAACGCCATTAGTCTCCGTCATATGAACTTTTCATCGGTTTCCGCTTTTGCTTTAACTGTTTATCGATCTTACAATACATGTAAATATGCATAAAG includes:
- the LOC123655776 gene encoding uncharacterized protein LOC123655776, which produces MQELTRVRRNKNEDAEAFGKRLRDILDTLNSTTVGTARVTVEKQASCRTFIAGAWVLFATANLTLNPVNNENGILLLKQGLVLKQIDTFSLACVYNITYLHEVTIKILALYVSTKEAEDRSLLGSKDIRYQTYKNQIEASLSLINKKIMFIAPHSTRVRRGIINGLGSVVKAITGNLDYEDAIKFENEISNLRNSVYKIQNSQKQSLFLAENTIKEFSKQIQIIKENEEKLVNLLKNATISNNLVINHMNFLDLYIQINFSLEFLLNKLLVLEDAMTFAQIGIMHPSIIAPHNLIAEIQNMQKSNRFKAVDSISIKNIHSIEKSISVKAYSTEHALTFILEIPSVDPNVFDLLHIYSIPDKQNLTIIPKSKYLVLGSEEYSYLEDSCKKITQDTHLCATLNTQPVDKSEDCVISLIKHQKANCTRAKMNLKQQKIQKIEENKWLIILQHDEILRIHCGSKTTYKRISGIQIVSITSDCQLEISNKILRTNSDTITIDEIIPLPSTPITPEEKIHYNLQLEDISLDSIHELMERAEDIPNEDGINWQVMMATPSWPTIGIYIICAGIICWKVYLWRQSRSKTYKTAEPAVRQNSCSEDATGSCKMRFQLKEGGVTRPIDATGSSYNNGC